In Oncorhynchus masou masou isolate Uvic2021 chromosome 10, UVic_Omas_1.1, whole genome shotgun sequence, a single genomic region encodes these proteins:
- the slc38a11 gene encoding LOW QUALITY PROTEIN: putative sodium-coupled neutral amino acid transporter 11 (The sequence of the model RefSeq protein was modified relative to this genomic sequence to represent the inferred CDS: deleted 2 bases in 1 codon; substituted 3 bases at 3 genomic stop codons): FLVSLLSMVLTVLILITVIIRTATRGPXIPPTLNAXAFTRWNAIXALLVLSFEFSCHHFSFMTYGSLEEPGLGLVSLTSVCSSLIVSVLFAATGYATFTGYTQGKIFENYCRNDDLAMFVYFCLGISIITTCPLECFVTRSVICNVFFNGSLNNRAHVAVTLLIVAVFTLLSLAYDCLGIVLVLNVSQMSFELL; this comes from the exons TTCCTGGTGTCCTTACTGTCCATGGTGTTGACTGTTTTGATCCTTATCACTGTTATCATCAGAACAGCTACCCGAGGACCATAGAT TCCCCCTACACTGAATGCATGAGCATTTACACGATGGAATGCAATTTAGGCGCTGTTGGTGTTGTCTTTTGAGTTCTCTT GCCATCACTTTAGCTTTATGACCTATGGCTCTCTGGAGGAACCAGGTCTTGGTCTCGTGTCACTCACGTCTGTTTGTTCTTCTCTGATTGTCAGTGTTCTGTTTGCTGCGACTGGCTATGCT ACCTTCACTGGGTACACGCAAGGTAAAA TCTTTGAAAACTACTGCAGGAACGATGACCTGGCTATGTTTGTTTACTTCTGTCTTGGCATCAGTATAATAACAACTTGTCCTCTGGAGTGTTTTGTGACTCG GTCGGTAATatgcaatgttttttttaatgggtCTCTCAACAACCGTGCCCATGTGGCTGTCACCTTGCTTATAGTTGCAGTGTTTACATTGCTATCCTTGGCCTACGACTGTCTGGGTATTGTTCTGGTGTTAAATGTAAGTCAGATGTCCTTTGAATTGTTGTGA